AAGCATTATTTTGCACTGTTTGCCCAATCAATAGCTGGGCAAACAGTACAAATAACAGACTTAAAAAAAGTGGCTTTCTCATTTTCGATTATGATTTGAAACGTTTATCATCAAGTCTGTTTTAAATATAATGATTAAAGGGCAATCACTTTTATAGAGGACGCCTTATCGTTAAAAGTAGAAACATAAGTACTCGAAGAGGTTAATTCAATGCTGCTTCCTGTAAAGTTATCTCCATCATACAGAATTACTTTTACTCCCAAACCTACATTAACGGACGAAACATCGTTATTGCTGATGCCACGGCTGATCAGATCGGCGGTGGTGTACTGGCCAACCGGTAATGATATGCCATAACCTCCATAACTGGCATTCTGGTAAAATTTAGCTGAACCGTTTGCACCAATCTGTGGTACGCCATTTAAAAATGAGAAAGTATAAGTTTGAGTAATTACGTTTCCGTTTTTTAGCAAAAGTTTGGCCTTTAACTCATAAGGCTCATTATTTTTATAATAAAGTTCGCTTAGTGGAATGCTTCCGGCAATGGTATTTCCGGTTCCAGGTGTAAACCTCCAGGTAACGGCATTATAATCTTTGTTCACCCCTGTTCCTTCGTTGTTCACATTGGGATCCATATAAACTAAAATATCGGTCACCTCTTTATTGCTCGTAAAACTACCCGACAAATTAAAGGCTTGAGTAGTGCTATTGAAAGTTGCATTGGCATTAATCGTGGTTGTAGCACTTTCGTATGGTATTTCTATTGGTAGAGGATTTTGAAAAATCTCGTTACGGTTCAAAATGGCGGCATCCACCTCGGTTAAAAAGGTAGGCTGACCTTTGCTGAAACTTACGTTTCCGGCCCCCATTAGAGAAGTACCTAATGTTGGCTCCTCTGAAGCATATTTGGCATGATCGTGCGGAAGATTTAAGCCATGGCCAAGTTCGTGCAGCATTCCACCCAAATAATTAGAATTAGGATTAGGTATTTTATCAACGGCCATATTTGCATTATCCAGTGCAAAGCAATTTTTACCCAACCCATAAAATGGCTGACCTCCGCCATCGGTTCTTTGCGGCAATAAAATAAGCATGTGAGAAGAATTAGAAAATTCTGACGCATGTGTAGCTTTGTATGCGTTTATTTCATTCAGGATTTTACTTCCTGATATGCTCGAATCATAGGGATAATCTGCCTGTGGTCCTGCGGCAGGTATTTCAATAAATTTAATAAGGTTGGTAGAATCAACCCTGGCTAAGCCTAAATATTTGTCATAGCCATACCTTAACATTTCGGTATGGAACCAGTTTTGAAAATGCGTAAATAACGTAGTTAATCTGGTTTTGTAATCAGGAAGCGCCGGGTTATCGGTAGGCACAAACATGACAATGTTGAGGTTTTTGGTATTAGTTACAAAGCTAGGCGTGGTGGTTGAGCTTAGCACAGATTTAGTGAATTTTGCCTGGTTGGTTTCTGGTTCTGAAACCGGTGCTTTTTTACAGCCATTCATTAAAATGCCGCTCGACATTGTTAGAAGTAAGGCAAAGCAAAGTTGTTTTTTGTTTTTCATTGTTAATGGTTTAAAAGTTTATGGTTAATTGGTTATTAGTTTAATGGTTCATTTGTTCATGGTTGATAGCATATTGTTTACAGTGATTGATTAAACCTTAATTTTTATTAACTTATTAATAGTCAGGATATTAAAATTGGTTAACTGATTCCAAGCGCTCAACTAAATACCCTTCGACTCTGCTGGGGGTTTACGGCTTAAACATAACCTTCAATACGCGCCCCATATCCCCTCTACTTTTTGGTAATCCCTCGGGTACCGAAATTCTCAATCCTTTATGATCCTGTTTCCATTCAAGTTTTTCATTTGTTTCTTCTAATAGTACCTCTTTCACTAAAACCTGATCATCAGAAAGTGAGATAATAATCAGTTCGCCAAATTCGGTTTCGTTTAAAAAGAACTGTAGTTCATCATCTTTTCCCGAATAAAACATAATGGGTTCAAGTGTCCTGATATTAGTTGAAGTTTTAAACTGTGTTGAAACTGCGCTTCCTTGTTGATCGATAAGCATAAGTAGATCTTTAAGATGATCGAATTGATATTGTAATGGTGTGTAAAAAGTTTAAGGTTTTTGCCCGACCATGATGTTGCCTACCTTGTTTTGGCAGGCAACTGGTCTGGGACTAACTTAACTAAAATGGTTTTCGAACTGGCATCACAAAAATTTTAAAGCAGATATTCGGCTACCTTGGGTTTATTCTTCGCTATTAATTGGTTGTTATAGTTGGTTGATAACCATAAGCAGGGTCAAAAACACCTGTCCAAGTGATGTGATAACCTGGAAATGAGCCTACAAACTCAGTTCCGATAGAACTGGATGCTCCATAACCACCACCATAAACCTTATACTCTATATTTAGTGGCCATGTATTAAATTCAGGATCCATAATCAATACGTGATCGACACCATTATTCTCGGTCATATAGAGCCAAATCTTAAATGTGCCCAACTCGTTGGTAATTTCATGATAATACTCTTGGGTTGGCACTTGTGCTTTTACCTTAATAGGTTTTATGGCAACAAAAGCCATAATAATTGCAAAAAGGATTAATGTTTTTTTCATAATTTTAAATTTTTATTTATATGATCTATTTATTACCAACCCGGATTCTGCAATAATAGCCCGTTCGACTTCAAAACTTCTGTTAATGGAATTGGCACAAAATACATCGCAGGTTTTAAGAAAGTCATTACTACAGCAGTATTTTCGTAAGTATAGTTAAATGGATAAGCACTACCAGTTGCATTTTGCTTTGCTCTAACCAACTGTAGTCCCCCGTTTTCAGTTGTTTCGGCAGTTTTCCATCTGCGTGTATCATAATACCAATGGCCTTCACCAAAAAACTCTACACGATATTCGTTTCTAATCAAAGTACGTAATTGCGCTTGAGTTACGCCAACTGGAATTCCGTATCTACCATCTGTTCCAGCAGTAATTCCAGCACGACTTCTAATTTTATTTACCTGTATAACAGCGGATTCAGTTTGACCCAACTCATTTAGCGCTTCTGCATAACCTAAAATTAATTCGGCCAATCGAATCATAGGTAAAGATCTATCTACCGTTAAACTGGTATAAGGGATTCTATCATTACACATTTTACGAGAATAATATCCTGTTTTAGTATAATACTGCTGAACCCCGTCGCCTACTTTATTATTAGCAGCATCAGAATAAATATTTATGGTGGTTAAAGCGGTTGTAGATCTATTTGTCATAGTAGCTTGGTTATAAATAATAGAATAGTAAAACCTCGGGTCGCGATTTTTATATGGATCTAAAGCATTATAACCTGATCCAGCATCTGTTATTAATTTCCCGTTAGCCATACCAAAGGCATCTACTACATTTTGACTAGGATTCATATAAGTTAGATCAGTACTTCCTAAAATACTCCAAGGGAACCATGCCCTTTCAAGATTTCCAGTGCTTGAGTTTCCTGCAGATGCAGCAGCAGTTCTTGAACAGTTATATGCAAAAATAAATTCAGTATTTTTTCTTCCATCTGTAAACATTCTCCAAAAACCGTTTCCAGGATAGGTTGCATTTGTATTGTCTATTACCAAAGCATATTCAGGCAAGTCAATCACTGCTTTGCAAGCATCAGCTGCCTTTTGCCATAAAGAAACATCATAACTGGCAGAGTAAGAGATTAAAGGAAGCACAGCGGCATCTGTACTGGCTGGGCTACCATTAAACAATGGGCTTGCTGCAGTTATGAACAATCTGGCTTTCATCGCTTTACAGGCACCTGAAGTTGCCCTACCATAGTTAATCGCCTCCAAAGTTGTGGCTGATGGTAAATCAACTGCTGCTTTGTCGTACTCAGAAGCAATGTAATCAACACATTCCTTATAGGTATTACGCTTATAATCATACGTAGGAAAATCATCACTTACGTCATCGCCTACGATCTGAACACCGGCATAATATCTTACCAACATTTGGTAGTAAAAGGCCCTTAAAAACCTGGCTTCTGCAGTTAATACTTTTTTTCTCGATGCTGATATAGGAGAACTAGGAACATTT
The nucleotide sequence above comes from Pedobacter riviphilus. Encoded proteins:
- a CDS encoding RagB/SusD family nutrient uptake outer membrane protein; the protein is MKTKIFTTAQVLIICMFMFSCKKGGFLDPQVEPLSEKNVFADSTMTFNFLNNIYWNTGLDIVNYRNNIGGATGGGPGSSDWNDSFETLSSNAASGYSGQDAFLKGSSNSSSHPLLVMWTLLYKKIRAANKFIANVPSSPISASRKKVLTAEARFLRAFYYQMLVRYYAGVQIVGDDVSDDFPTYDYKRNTYKECVDYIASEYDKAAVDLPSATTLEAINYGRATSGACKAMKARLFITAASPLFNGSPASTDAAVLPLISYSASYDVSLWQKAADACKAVIDLPEYALVIDNTNATYPGNGFWRMFTDGRKNTEFIFAYNCSRTAAASAGNSSTGNLERAWFPWSILGSTDLTYMNPSQNVVDAFGMANGKLITDAGSGYNALDPYKNRDPRFYYSIIYNQATMTNRSTTALTTINIYSDAANNKVGDGVQQYYTKTGYYSRKMCNDRIPYTSLTVDRSLPMIRLAELILGYAEALNELGQTESAVIQVNKIRSRAGITAGTDGRYGIPVGVTQAQLRTLIRNEYRVEFFGEGHWYYDTRRWKTAETTENGGLQLVRAKQNATGSAYPFNYTYENTAVVMTFLKPAMYFVPIPLTEVLKSNGLLLQNPGW